A section of the Salmo trutta chromosome 4, fSalTru1.1, whole genome shotgun sequence genome encodes:
- the LOC115191634 gene encoding UPF0462 protein C4orf33 homolog isoform X3: protein MEFVISTTWDSLPVDHDPVKVAFSPGDGGMKMQVSAPFFNNPPGPSGPPGQPFPGLWDYEVVEAFFLDSTTVNYLEVEVCPHGQQLVLLLSGRGHAFMQQLPLSFTATITGNRWEGEALLPWCYFPPNVNKMNSYAIHGSGAGRTYESLYPVPQADLVEGQKPNFHLLEYFQDFRLQSIMGEDWVQPESDLWKGK, encoded by the exons ATGGAGTTTGTGATCAGCACCACATGGGACAGCCTTCCTGTGGATCATGACCCTGTGAAGGTGGCGTTTTCTCccggggatggagggatgaagatgCAGGTGTCTGCTCCCTTCTTCAACAACCCCCCTGGTCCCTCTGGCCCTCCAGGACAGCCCTTCCCTGGACTCTGGGACTATGAAG TGGTTGAGGCGTTCTTTCTGGACAGTACTACTGTGAACTATCTAGAGGTGGAAGTGTGTCC ACATGGACAACAATTGGTGTTACTGCTCTCTGGAAGAGGTCACGCATTCATG CAACAACTGCCCCTGTCGTTCACGGCAACCATCACAGGAAACAGGTGGGAGGGTGAGGCTCTTCTCCCCTGGTGCTACTTCCCTCCTAACGTCAACAAGATGAACTCGTACGCCATCCACGGGTCCGGGGCGGGGCGTACCTACGAGTCCCTCTACCCCGTCCCCCAGGCTGACCTAGTGGAGGGACAGAAGCCCAACTT CCACCTCTTGGAATATTTCCAAGACTTTCGCCTGCAAAGCATCATGGGAGAGGACTGGGTCCAGCCCGAGTCGGATCTCTGGAAGGGAAAGTGA
- the LOC115191634 gene encoding UPF0462 protein C4orf33 homolog isoform X2, which produces MMHRSWTSVSLKAVVFLYVLTCAELKMTEMEFVISTTWDSLPVDHDPVKVAFSPGDGGMKMQVSAPFFNNPPGPSGPPGQPFPGLWDYEVVEAFFLDSTTVNYLEVEVCPHGQQLVLLLSGRGHAFMQQLPLSFTATITGNRWEGEALLPWCYFPPNVNKMNSYAIHGSGAGRTYESLYPVPQADLVEGQKPNFHLLEYFQDFRLQSIMGEDWVQPESDLWKGK; this is translated from the exons ATGATGCACCGATCGTGGACATCGGTGTCGCTAAAAGCGGTTGTCTTCCTCTATGTACTTACATGCGCAGAACTTAAAATG ACTGAGATGGAGTTTGTGATCAGCACCACATGGGACAGCCTTCCTGTGGATCATGACCCTGTGAAGGTGGCGTTTTCTCccggggatggagggatgaagatgCAGGTGTCTGCTCCCTTCTTCAACAACCCCCCTGGTCCCTCTGGCCCTCCAGGACAGCCCTTCCCTGGACTCTGGGACTATGAAG TGGTTGAGGCGTTCTTTCTGGACAGTACTACTGTGAACTATCTAGAGGTGGAAGTGTGTCC ACATGGACAACAATTGGTGTTACTGCTCTCTGGAAGAGGTCACGCATTCATG CAACAACTGCCCCTGTCGTTCACGGCAACCATCACAGGAAACAGGTGGGAGGGTGAGGCTCTTCTCCCCTGGTGCTACTTCCCTCCTAACGTCAACAAGATGAACTCGTACGCCATCCACGGGTCCGGGGCGGGGCGTACCTACGAGTCCCTCTACCCCGTCCCCCAGGCTGACCTAGTGGAGGGACAGAAGCCCAACTT CCACCTCTTGGAATATTTCCAAGACTTTCGCCTGCAAAGCATCATGGGAGAGGACTGGGTCCAGCCCGAGTCGGATCTCTGGAAGGGAAAGTGA
- the LOC115191634 gene encoding UPF0462 protein C4orf33 homolog isoform X1: MRKLAECRPKSILRNLLPLPVFRPLGFHLETEMEFVISTTWDSLPVDHDPVKVAFSPGDGGMKMQVSAPFFNNPPGPSGPPGQPFPGLWDYEVVEAFFLDSTTVNYLEVEVCPHGQQLVLLLSGRGHAFMQQLPLSFTATITGNRWEGEALLPWCYFPPNVNKMNSYAIHGSGAGRTYESLYPVPQADLVEGQKPNFHLLEYFQDFRLQSIMGEDWVQPESDLWKGK; the protein is encoded by the exons atgagaaaattagcagaatgtcggccaaaatccatcttgcGCAATCTTCTCCCATTGCCGGTAttccggccactgggcttccatTTGGAG ACTGAGATGGAGTTTGTGATCAGCACCACATGGGACAGCCTTCCTGTGGATCATGACCCTGTGAAGGTGGCGTTTTCTCccggggatggagggatgaagatgCAGGTGTCTGCTCCCTTCTTCAACAACCCCCCTGGTCCCTCTGGCCCTCCAGGACAGCCCTTCCCTGGACTCTGGGACTATGAAG TGGTTGAGGCGTTCTTTCTGGACAGTACTACTGTGAACTATCTAGAGGTGGAAGTGTGTCC ACATGGACAACAATTGGTGTTACTGCTCTCTGGAAGAGGTCACGCATTCATG CAACAACTGCCCCTGTCGTTCACGGCAACCATCACAGGAAACAGGTGGGAGGGTGAGGCTCTTCTCCCCTGGTGCTACTTCCCTCCTAACGTCAACAAGATGAACTCGTACGCCATCCACGGGTCCGGGGCGGGGCGTACCTACGAGTCCCTCTACCCCGTCCCCCAGGCTGACCTAGTGGAGGGACAGAAGCCCAACTT CCACCTCTTGGAATATTTCCAAGACTTTCGCCTGCAAAGCATCATGGGAGAGGACTGGGTCCAGCCCGAGTCGGATCTCTGGAAGGGAAAGTGA